CCGGCATGGGCGAGCTGCACCTGGAAATCATCGTTGATCGCCTGCGCCGCGAGTACAACGTGGACTGCAACATCGGCGCGCCGCAGGTGGCCTATCGCGAGACCATCACCAAAGCCCACACCGAGACCTACACCCACAAGAAGCAGTCGGGCGGCTCGGGCCAGTACGCCGAGGTGAAGATCACCTTCGAGCCGCTGGAGCGCAACACGGGCATCGAGTTCGTGAACGCGGTCGTCGGCGGTGCAGTGCCGAAGGAGTATATCCCGGCGGTGGACAAGGGCATCCGCGTGCAGGCCGACACCGGCGTGCTGGCCGGCTTCCCGACGGTGGACTTCAAGTTCAGCCTCGTGGACGGCAAGTACCACGACGTCGACTCGTCGGCGCTCGCCTTCGAAATCGCCGGCAAGGCCTGCTTCCGCGAAGGCATGAAGAAGGCCGGCCCGGTGATCCTGGAGCCGATCATGGACGTCGAAGTCACCACCCCGCAGGACCATGTGGGTGACGTGGTGGGCGACCTGAACCGTCGCCGCGGCGTGATCCAGAACCAGGACATGGCCGGCACCTCGGTCATCGTCCGGGCGCATGTGCCGCTGAAAGAGATGTTCGGCTACATCTCCAACCTTCGTGGCATGACGAAGGGCCGTGCGTCCTTCTCGATGCAGTTCCACCACTACGACCCCGTCCCCCGCAACGTGGCGGACGAGATCATGAAGGCGGCGGGCTAACCCTCCCCGCTTCGGTGAAAGGCCGGCCAGGGCAACCTGGCCGGCCTTTTTCATATCCGGCCCTCCGATTTGGCTGCAAGCCCGCGCGATCGGCGGAGCCGATCCCCGGCAATGCTCAATCCGAATGGGGCCGCACTCCGCTCGTCCTTAGGTTCTTCCGCATGGCGGCGGCGTGTTTCCGCCACGTGCGCCCGAACGCGCCCCGCCCAAAAGGCCTGCCCCATCCCGGGGCGGGCGTGCGAAGGAGTTTCAGCCCATGTCCAGCGAGACCCGCGACACCCGCGGAGCCGTGATTCTCACCATCCTGCGCCTCGGCGTCCTGGCCACCGCCAGCGCCATGGTCGGCGTTCTCGGCCATGTCGCCTGGAGGCTGGTCACGGCCTAGAGCATGCTTCCGGCCATGGCTCGATCGCGGTCCGGTGAGAGCGGATCGCGATTCTGGTCACGCCGGGAAAGGCGCGCGGCACGGTCGCCCCCCTAGTCGCTCCAGCGGGCCAGCCAGAAGCGCATCCGCCCATCCGCCGAGGCTGGCATGTCGAGCTGCCGCCGCATGGCGACCACCATGGGCTCCCGATAGAGCGGCACGGTCCAGAAGGCGCGCCGCTCCATGGTGAAGGCCTCGGTCATCAAGGCAGTGCGGCGCGCCGGGTCCATTTCCGTCGCCGTGCGTGCGATCAGTGCGTCGAAGGCGGGGTCGGAGACGCGGCCCGCATTCCAGCTCCCGCTGCGCTGGTTCTTGGTATGCAGCACGTTGTTGAGGATGGAGAAGCCATCGAGCTGCGGGGTATTGGCCCAGCCCAGCAGGAAGATGTCGCTCTGGTGGTTCAGGAACCGCGCCATATAGGCCGGGTAGCGATAGACATTGAGGTTCGCCCGCACGCCGATCCGCGCCCACATGGAAGCGATGGCGCGGCAGACGCGCTCGCCATTCACGAAGCGGTCATTGGGGCATTCGAAGCCGATGCCGAAGCCGTCGGGGAAGCCGGCCTCTGCCAGCAGGCGGCGCGCGGCGGCGGGGTCATGCGCGACACGCGGCGTGGCGAGCGAGGCGTCATAGCCGCCGATCTCGGGCGCGATCAGCGTGTGGATCGGCTGCGTCAGCCCGCGCATCACGCTGCCGGTGATGGCGGGCACGTCCACCGCCCGCGTCAGCGCCTCCCGCACGCGCACATCCGCCAGCGGGTTGCGCGGCTGGCCTTCCACCTGATGGTCGGGCGCCACGTTGAAGCCCAGGAACATCACGCGCAGATCCTGCGCCTCCACCACACGAATCGTGCCTGTGGCGCGGAAGCGGTCGAGGTCCTGCAGCGGCGTCGGCGTGATGACGTCGAGCTGTCCGCCCAGCAGCCCCGCCACCCGCGTCGCATCATTGGCAACGGGCGTGAAGATCACGCGCTGGAGGTTGTGCGTGGGGCGGTCCCACCATTCGGGGAAACGCTCCAGCACCGTCTCGGCATCGGGCGTGCGGGAAACCAGGCGGAAGGGGCCGGTGCCGTTGGTGTTCTGGCTGGTATAGGCGACACGCCCGCGGGCGGGATCGGCCGGCAGCAGCGCGTCATGCCGAGTCATCCACGCCTCGGAGAGGATGGAGATGCCGGCGAGGTCGTTGATCAGCACGGGATAGGGTCCGCGCAGCAGCACATCCACCGTCCAGGGGCCGGATTGCGTGACCTCGCGGATCATGTGCGTGACCGAGGCATAGGGCGAATTGGGCACCGAGGCGCGCTTGAGCGAGGCCACCACATCGGCCGGCGTCATGGCACTGCCGTCGTGGAAGCGCACGCCCTGACGGATCGTGAAGCGGTAGTGGTCGGGCGCCAGCACCTCCCACGCCGTGGCGAGGGCCGGCTCGAACTGCAGGTTGCGGTCATGCCGCACCAGGCTCTCGTAGATGTTGCCGAGCAGCGCCGCATTGGCCGTGCTGAAGGCGCCATGCGGATCCATGGTGGAGATCTCGCCGTTATTGCCCCAGCGCACGGTCTGCGCCTGCGCGAAGACGGGCGCCGCCAGCAGGGCGAGCGCGGTGAGGAAGCGGATCATGCGTTGCTCCTGTCGAGGGGAAAGATCGGGCGGCGGACGCGGCGCCAGTCGAATTGCGCGAAATCGAGGCTCGCCACCCCCGGCCCGTGGCAGGCGATGTCGGCCACCGCGAGCGGCCCGAAGGCTGGGATGTGGTTGGTCTTGGCCTT
This region of Sediminicoccus rosea genomic DNA includes:
- a CDS encoding ABC transporter substrate-binding protein, encoding MIRFLTALALLAAPVFAQAQTVRWGNNGEISTMDPHGAFSTANAALLGNIYESLVRHDRNLQFEPALATAWEVLAPDHYRFTIRQGVRFHDGSAMTPADVVASLKRASVPNSPYASVTHMIREVTQSGPWTVDVLLRGPYPVLINDLAGISILSEAWMTRHDALLPADPARGRVAYTSQNTNGTGPFRLVSRTPDAETVLERFPEWWDRPTHNLQRVIFTPVANDATRVAGLLGGQLDVITPTPLQDLDRFRATGTIRVVEAQDLRVMFLGFNVAPDHQVEGQPRNPLADVRVREALTRAVDVPAITGSVMRGLTQPIHTLIAPEIGGYDASLATPRVAHDPAAARRLLAEAGFPDGFGIGFECPNDRFVNGERVCRAIASMWARIGVRANLNVYRYPAYMARFLNHQSDIFLLGWANTPQLDGFSILNNVLHTKNQRSGSWNAGRVSDPAFDALIARTATEMDPARRTALMTEAFTMERRAFWTVPLYREPMVVAMRRQLDMPASADGRMRFWLARWSD